Proteins from a single region of Heptranchias perlo isolate sHepPer1 chromosome 34, sHepPer1.hap1, whole genome shotgun sequence:
- the slc24a5 gene encoding sodium/potassium/calcium exchanger 5, whose amino-acid sequence MSTTALLKPRKRRTEVIFFVMGICFFVYGIAHFIHKAASSNLDNAERVRRTLTDNVTKCVQPPSSEFPEGFFTQEERKEGGIIIHFIIILYMLLAIDIVCEDYFLPSLEVISECLGLSQDVAGATFMAAGSSAPELVTAFLGVFVTKGDIGVSTIVGSAVYNLLGICTACGLLTTMVCRLTCWPLFRDCAAYAISVAALIAIIFDNVIYWYESASLLLIYAVYIVVLCFDIRINQYIMAKFSPCCTCLTRAMEDGNEQQPLIDWKGKNGPLVHRRSRSDSGIFQEDSDYSQLSLSLHGLSEIIEDQPSVFVMPESDIKRIMWVLSLPITALLFITTPDCRRRQWRKWFMLTFFMCAVWISGFTYVLVWMVIIVGETLEIPETVMGLTLLAAGTSIPDTLASVLVAREGKGVMAMSNIVGSNVFDMLCLGVPWFVKTVFVDTASPIKVNSSGLTYTTTSLLLSIVFIFVAIQINGWKLDKKLGAACLFAYLVFLTISILNELGILGNIRVRTCN is encoded by the exons TTGGACAATGCTGAGCGAGTTCGTCGAACTCTGACAG ATAACGTAACCAAGTGCGTACAGCCTCCTTCATCCGAATTCCCTGAAGGATTTTTTACgcaggaggagagaaaggagggagggataaTTATTCACTTTATCATCATCCTCTACATGCTGTTGGCTATAGACATAGTTTGTGAAGATTATTTTTTGCCTTCCTTAGAAGTTATCAGTGAAT GTCTTGGTCTCTCTCAGGATGTTGCTGGGGCAACATTTATGGCAGCTGGAAGTTCTGCACCTGAACTGGTCACGGCTTTTCTAG GAGTCTTTGTGACGAAGGGAGACATTGGCGTTAGTACAATAGTTGGGTCAGCAGTTTACAATTTGCTTGGCATCTGTACTGCATGTGGATTATTAACCACCATG GTTTGCAGATTGACTTGCTGGCCGCTGTTCAGAGATTGTGCAGCTTATGCTATTAGTGTTGCAGCACTTATTGCGATTATCTTTGACAATGTGATTTACTG GTATGAGTCTGCTTCTTTGTTATTGATCTATGCAGTATACATTGTGGTTCTGTGCTTTGACATTCGAATAAACCAGTACATAATGGCGAAGTTTAGCCCATGCTGTACTTGTTTGACACGAGCAATGGAAGATGGCAATGAGCAACAACCACTAATAGATTGGAAAGGAAAAAATGGACCGCTGGTACATCGACGTTCTCGATCAGACAGTGGGATCTTTCAGGAAGACTCTGATTATTCCCAACTCTCTCTTAGTTTACACGGGCTCTCAGAGATTATTGAAG ATCAACCAAGTGTCTTTGTAATGCCCGAATCGGATATAAAGCGAATTATGTGGGTGCTGTCTCTTCCCATCACTGCACTGCTGTTCATAACGACACCAGATTGTCGCAGACGTCAATGGAGAAAGTGGTTCATGCTAACTTTTTTCATGTGTGCTGTATGGATTTCTGGATTTACATATGTGTTGGTTTGGATGGTAATTATAGTGG GAGAAACCCTGGAAATTCCTGAAACAGTCATGGGTCTCACACTGTTGGCAGCAGGCACCAGTATCCCAGACACACTGGCCAGTGTACTTGTTGCCAGAGAAG GCAAAGGAGTCATGGCTATGTCGAACATTGTAGGTTCCAATGTATTTGATATGCTGTGTCTAGGTGTGCCCTGGTTTGTTAAAACTGTATTTGTTGACACAGCGTCGCCTATAAAAGTGAACAGCAGTGGCCTGACCTACACGACTACCTCTCTTCTCCTTTCCATTGTCTTCATATTTGTGGCCAttcaaattaatggatggaaactgGATAAGAAACTTGGAGCAGCGTGTTTGTTTGCTTATTTAGTTTTTCTCACCATCTCAATTCTAAATGAACTGGGAATACTAGGCAACATTCGCGTAAGGACATGCAACTAA